The nucleotide window TCCGCTGGGAGCGAATGACAGAAAGCTACATCCCAAGGCAGCTGGGATTGTGGCAATGGGTTGCAGCGAATTCTTGCTCCTCGTTTCTTCCGCATCTAGCAGCTTCTGCAAGTCGTAGACGGAGATTACAGTCGATTCTTGTCGAGGCTGTGTCTGATCGTGGCCATGTGTGGGTGGAAAGTAGTGTTGCATGGGATCCTGAGTATATGTCTGCTGTCCTTGCTGCCCCTTGTTCATGTAGCTCTTGAATGCCTGCATTCCCTTCTCGGTGGCCCAGCGGGCACTCTTGATTGCGACTTGAGTACCTTCTCGGGTGAGTCTGTCGATGAGGCCTGCTTCGTTGGGTGCATCAACGGCACAATTAGGCGATGGCTGAGGTGGTACACTGTGATGCGCAAGACCAGGGGCGCGCTCATAGTAAGGCGATGTCAGAGCCACACCATTCACAGGATACAATGCGCTCGATGCCGGTGGCGTCACTGCCAACCAGCGATCAGAAAGCGAGAAAACAGGCAGTCCATATTTCTCAGGAGGTATCTCATCCTGACTACCATCCGCAGCGCTCGAGCCCCCTGACTGTATTACCCGTTCACGATTCTGTACAGATGTCCAAATCTTGCCGATACAATGGAAACTCTCGGCATAGTCCAAGTGACCCTGTAAGTATGGAGCGAATATGAAGACTTCGCCGCTTGTACCAGATGCAACAATGACAAACTTGCCCTTCGCATCGACGACAAAGTCGCCTACAGGAGGTGGCGGTTGGAACAGAGGGCTGTCGATGGGGTTGGTGAGCGGTGTCATCGGAGTCCGATACAAGACTGCAATTCTCCGCCTCTCCTTGAGGGAGTAGACTTCAACGGTGGTCTGGTAACCGCTAATTTGGCCGTTAGCGTTTCCATGGCGCGAGGATGGCCTGCTGGGTGAATCGGAGGCTGAGTCATCTGCGGCAGAAGACGCGCCGCTTCCACTGCTGCTCCTACTATCTTTGACAACCGGACCATGTAGGACAAGCGCAACTAGCGGACGGGAAGGAGCCGACGGGTCCATGCGCGAAGTCCAGGGCAAGATCTTGGCGCCTATGACGGCACCACGAAGACCTTCCAGTCTTCCCACGAGGTCCATCTTGCTCTTTTCAACACGGAAGACATCAAGACCACCCTGTGAACCGACAACGAGTACGTTCTCCGACGTCCGAGCCGCCTCGTCTCCTGCCATGGACAAGGTGTCGAAGCCACAGAAGTGACCTCCCTCTCCTGGTTGCATACCGCCCTTGTTTGGGGCAGTATTGAGGAAGTCGAGGTTCGGCAAGCCGTAGTAGTGGGGCTGCGCCTGATGCGGCAGGGGCGGGTTCGCAGCGAACTGTTGTGAAGTGGGGCGGCCACCCTGCGAGTAGATGGACGCCCGGCGGTCTCTGCCCGGCGAGTTCTGCATGCGGCCGCCAAACGTGGTGTACTGATTGGGGTGACTGAGGGGACGGGCAGTAGGCGGAGAGTTGGACATGGCTTGGTGTGCGTACAGTCCCTCTCGCGCACTGGGCGAGTTCTGGAAGGTGGGCGGAGAGCCAGCGATGGCTATACCACCATTACCTGGTGAACCAGAGTTTGGAAAGAATGGGACAGATTTGGCCCACTCGTTTGTGTACTGTGCGGCGGGGGTTCGTGAGGCGCCGATAGCCGATAGCAATGGGGACGTGGTCGCATTGTAGTTTGTGGGTGGGGACGTGGACGAGAGGCGCTTTGCCGACGGCGACTTTGTTCTGTGACAGTCAGTTCTGTTCCGAGCAAACAGGAGTCACTTCCATGACGCCTTCCGTGCCAACCGGTCAGCCTCCCTAGGACACATGGAAGATGGGCAGGCACAGGGGTGAAGGGGGCACGACATACATGTTGGGGTAAATGCGCGTAACCTTCTCACCTCCCCTATTTCTTCTTCCCAGCTCATATCTCGTCGTGTTGCGACCGCGCGGTTGAGGCGTGTCGTGCACCTTGTGGCTCTTGGACTGCTGCTTGTGGAGGTACGTGAGGTTGGAAACGGGCGCCGTGTACTGGTCAACGTGTTCGGGCGATGAGGTCATTCAACCTGCGGATAGTGGAAAGGAGGCTGGTATGCGTCTACTTGCAAGAGTGGGTTATGGTGGTAGCGACGGACAAGAGGGCGAGCAGGGTGAGTCGAGACGGGATGAATGCTAAACAAAGGCCGATGCGTCATACGCCGTCGTCACGGCGGCTCGTGGAGCGTGTAATGTCGTGCCTGCACAGCAAGACACTTGTGCTGGATGTATAAGGATGCCTTGTTCCTGACTCGGCGCGTTATCTTGCCCTATCTATCCCTCTCTCGGTACCGGCGGGAGGCTCGTGGATGGGATGGTCTAAGCCGCGGGGGCGGGAGCTTCACGCGGCACCTTGTAGGCTTGTATCAGATAGCCCGCCAGTAGTCAATGCAGACGAAGACGAGTTCAGACAGCAGATGTAGTTCACTTGCAGCTATGAGGAAGCTACAAGTGTTGAGATGTATGCAGGTCGTCGTAAGATGCAGTTGTTGGGTCGCTCGTCACGTAGGTACTGAGGGGCATCCACAGCTTATGCAGGTAGCATGCTGAGCCCGAGACACTCTCGATTCGCCCGCCACTGAGACCCGCCAGCACCGCCCTCGACCGCTGCTACCCAGCCCTCTCTAGCCAGATCTAGTCATCCGTAGGTTATCATTCGAGATGAAATGTCAAGTGACTGCATCAGACACCGGCATGTTGCTTAGGGGTCAGGTTTGCATGGCCACGGCCACATGCGCCGTTCCGCGAAGCGTTCCGAGCGCTGACGTCTATCGTGGCACGAGACCCACCCTAGGCCTCCTCCTTAAGAGGCCGATGATCGCGCATCACGTGTCCATGTGAGGGTAGGACCGCTTCATCCCCCTATGTGCCTTCTCATCACTGGCCGCGAGTGTTACTGCCCAACATCAGCAACGACAAACTTCTACATGACCTACTGTATACCGATAAGCAAAGTAGATTGTTAGCTTCGTCGTCGGTATACACTCCA belongs to Pyrenophora tritici-repentis strain M4 chromosome 10, whole genome shotgun sequence and includes:
- a CDS encoding Tymo-45kd-70kd domain containing protein, yielding MTSSPEHVDQYTAPVSNLTYLHKQQSKSHKVHDTPQPRGRNTTRYELGRRNRGGEKVTRIYPNITKSPSAKRLSSTSPPTNYNATTSPLLSAIGASRTPAAQYTNEWAKSVPFFPNSGSPGNGGIAIAGSPPTFQNSPSAREGLYAHQAMSNSPPTARPLSHPNQYTTFGGRMQNSPGRDRRASIYSQGGRPTSQQFAANPPLPHQAQPHYYGLPNLDFLNTAPNKGGMQPGEGGHFCGFDTLSMAGDEAARTSENVLVVGSQGGLDVFRVEKSKMDLVGRLEGLRGAVIGAKILPWTSRMDPSAPSRPLVALVLHGPVVKDSRSSSGSGASSAADDSASDSPSRPSSRHGNANGQISGYQTTVEVYSLKERRRIAVLYRTPMTPLTNPIDSPLFQPPPPVGDFVVDAKGKFVIVASGTSGEVFIFAPYLQGHLDYAESFHCIGKIWTSVQNRERVIQSGGSSAADGSQDEIPPEKYGLPVFSLSDRWLAVTPPASSALYPVNGVALTSPYYERAPGLAHHSVPPQPSPNCAVDAPNEAGLIDRLTREGTQVAIKSARWATEKGMQAFKSYMNKGQQGQQTYTQDPMQHYFPPTHGHDQTQPRQESTVISVYDLQKLLDAEETRSKNSLQPIATIPAALGCSFLSFAPSGLMLMSVSKKGDYQDIWDLKRMTFRRARKTAREQPTGPHVRQVARFTRMTVANVIDVVWSAPRADKLAVITDKGTVHMFPMPASAFQWPPPRRIRPSAPPPPPKENIAPAGATGAVSSAMQAISSAKPWFDAVRTRGNNRGPRFSLSSLGVTPAAGAKSGKAVAAGVGKSISNIRHAGDNKMTLPPSPSGIKPYSVRWMSGRGRGSIALVSGGVLQIWRIQMRPPTGKGKSSNTASITKKKLVEFVLAPISDAGLPPSVAEQLYPQPGDPEQTLDCYGDWFPRSLSSRKPIGPTLAPLSFSEIETNPPYQPFYTDKRVTRFIYSRHMPEAHSTSASEYLPPPTIPELVSSLHHEDTSPWLFGEIIEATRISSPTTQAYDSGGEEDFGGVAARIENKLVLRDGEEEVEQVVVTTRRRRVKHDGEEEGFFEDDCEVLDFAEDRV